From one Mytilus trossulus isolate FHL-02 chromosome 10, PNRI_Mtr1.1.1.hap1, whole genome shotgun sequence genomic stretch:
- the LOC134685998 gene encoding ammonium transporter Rh type A-like, whose amino-acid sequence MAKLKFSFLLIACQIIFVTIFGLLAEYEEPAQAKSRSGKTPVTTMYPMFQDVHVMIFIGFGFLMTFLKRYGYSAIGINLLLASFVIQWALIVRGFIHGNVLQGGKFSIGLSDMLTADFAAATVLISFGAVLGKTSALQLLIMAVIEVVLSQLNEHIGLQLLNVVDVGESIFIHTFGAYFGLAVARVLYSDNLDEHSNEGTVYHSDLFSMIGTIFLWMYWPSFNGGAASGGEQYRAVINTYLSLVACTIITFAISSIVDKNGKLEMVHIQNATLAGGVAVGATADMPLNPWGALVIGCLAGLISTIGFRFVTPCLSSKVRLHDTCGVHNLHGMPGVLAGITSAILAALSSYEKWGDSVFIIFHGRAPAFDSIEYKHYHNTNSTWEPGLGRSGVEQGGYQMVALIITLAIALVGGTITGFILKLPVCDRPDADSLFDDRVYWHVSTEGYPSGVITNGERNYINSSDDPRTPLI is encoded by the exons ATGGCTAaattaaagttttcatttttattgataGCCTGTCAAATTATATTTGTGACTATTTTTGGACTTTTGGCTGAGTATGAAGAACCAGCACAAGCAAAGTCAAGAAGTGGAAAAACTCCTGTCACAACAATGTACCCAA tgttcCAGGATGTGCATGTAATGATATTTATTGGTTTTGGGTTTTTGATGACGTTCCTAAAGCGGTATGGCTATTCAGCAATCGGGATCAACTTACTCCTAGCGTCATTTGTTATCCAGTGGGCCCTTATTGTTAGAGGCTTTATTCATGGCAACGTCTTGCAAGGCGGAAAATTCAGCATAGGTCTAAGTGA TATGCTGACGGCTGATTTTGCAGCAGCCACGGTCCTTATATCTTTTGGGGCTGTTCTTGGTAAAACGAGTGCTTTACAACTACTTATAATGGCTGTGATAGAAGTTGTATTGTCACAACTCAATGAACATATTGGCCTTCAACTCTTAAAT GTAGTTGATGTTGGAGAATCCATTTTTATTCACACGTTTGGTGCTTATTTTGGGCTAGCGGTAGCAAGAGTTTTATACAGCGACAATCTGGATGAACATTCAAATGAAGGGACAGTTTACCATTCTGACCTATTTTCCATGATAG gAACTATATTTCTGTGGATGTATTGGCCAAGTTTTAATGGAGGAGCTGCTTCCGGAGGAGAACAGTACCGGGCTGTAATAAATACTTACCTCTCGTTGGTTGCCTGTACTATTATAACTTTTGCAATATCGTCAATAGTTGATAAAAATGGGAAATTAGAAATG GTGCACATACAGAATGCAACACTTGCTGGAGGGGTTGCTGTTGGAGCTACAGCTGATATGCCTTTGAATCCTTGGGGAGCCCTAGTGATCGGTTGTTTGGCAGGACTCATATCGACCATCGGGTTTAGATTTGTAACA cCTTGTTTGTCATCTAAAGTCAGGCTTCATGACACGTGTGGTGTACATAATCTGCATGGTATGCCAGGGGTTCTTGCAGGCATTACTAGTGCAATATTAGCAGCTCTGTCTTCATATGAAAAATGGGGCGACag tgtatttataattttccaCGGTCGAGCACCTGCATTCGACAGTATCGAGTACAAACATTACCATAACACAAATTCGACATGGGAACCAGGGCTAGGCAGGAGTGGTGTGGAACAAGGAGGATACCAGATGGTTGCCTTGATAATCACTTTAGCTATTGCCTTGGTAGGCGGGACAATCACAG gttttattttgaaacttcCGGTTTGCGATCGACCTGATGCGGATTCGTTGTTTGACGATCGAGTATATTGGCACGTATCTACAGAAGGTTACCCATCAGGCGTTATTACAAATGGCGAGAGGAATTATATAAATAGCAGTGATGATCCAAGAAC ACCTTTAATATAA